A DNA window from Desulfovibrio desulfuricans DSM 642 contains the following coding sequences:
- the dsrJ gene encoding sulfate reduction electron transfer complex DsrMKJOP subunit DsrJ yields the protein MYNSKAVILGIIIFVVLFTSPFWASMLGKTYTSTGIALPKNEKECVENVDFMRDKHMQLLNEWRDEALRNENRTYVASNGKKWTISLQNTCMKCHTDYKGFCEKCHVANSVDPYCWTCHIIPQGSK from the coding sequence ATGTATAACTCCAAAGCAGTAATTCTTGGGATCATTATCTTTGTGGTCCTGTTCACCTCCCCGTTCTGGGCAAGCATGCTGGGCAAGACCTATACCAGCACCGGCATTGCGCTGCCCAAGAATGAAAAAGAGTGTGTGGAAAATGTGGATTTCATGCGCGACAAGCACATGCAGCTGCTCAACGAGTGGCGTGATGAAGCCCTGCGCAACGAAAACCGCACCTATGTGGCATCCAACGGCAAAAAGTGGACCATCAGCCTGCAGAACACCTGCATGAAGTGCCACACTGACTACAAGGGATTCTGCGAAAAGTGCCACGTGGCCAACAGCGTTGATCCCTATTGCTGGACCTGCCACATCATTCCCCAGGGGAGCAAGTAA
- the dsrO gene encoding sulfate reduction electron transfer complex DsrMKJOP subunit DsrO → MNKSRRSFLKVAGLSACALSSGLAGLGALSGVAQAKIAPGHYEKGANALHAKRWAMVIDTRQFNGPKDYEPLIEACHKFHNVPHVPGDQNIKWFWLDSFEHTFPDEMNAFLDKRRAEASYPLLCNHCTNPPCVRVCPTQATYRMEDGIVAMDYHRCIGCRFCMAGCPYGARSFNFKDPRKFLADPVPNPAFPTRMIGVVEKCTFCAERLAVGQLPACVEASGGKILFGDLEDPNSTVRQALSANYSIRRKPNLGTQPGVYYLI, encoded by the coding sequence ATGAACAAGAGCAGAAGAAGCTTTCTGAAAGTGGCGGGGCTTTCTGCCTGTGCCCTGAGCAGCGGGTTGGCTGGCCTTGGCGCCTTGTCCGGCGTTGCTCAGGCCAAGATTGCCCCCGGTCACTATGAAAAAGGTGCCAACGCCCTGCACGCCAAGCGCTGGGCCATGGTTATCGATACGCGCCAGTTCAACGGCCCCAAGGACTACGAACCGCTTATCGAAGCTTGCCATAAATTCCACAACGTCCCGCACGTTCCGGGCGATCAGAACATCAAATGGTTCTGGCTTGATTCGTTTGAGCATACCTTCCCTGATGAAATGAACGCCTTTCTGGACAAACGCCGGGCCGAGGCAAGCTATCCGCTGCTGTGCAACCACTGCACCAATCCGCCCTGTGTGCGCGTTTGCCCCACGCAGGCCACCTACAGGATGGAAGACGGCATTGTGGCCATGGACTACCACCGCTGCATCGGCTGCCGCTTCTGCATGGCTGGCTGCCCCTACGGCGCGCGTTCCTTCAACTTCAAGGATCCGCGCAAGTTTCTGGCAGATCCCGTGCCCAATCCGGCCTTCCCCACGCGCATGATCGGCGTGGTGGAAAAATGCACCTTCTGCGCCGAGCGTCTGGCCGTTGGCCAGTTGCCCGCCTGCGTTGAAGCTTCTGGCGGCAAGATTCTCTTCGGCGACCTGGAAGACCCCAATTCAACGGTGCGGCAGGCTTTGTCCGCCAACTACAGTATCCGCCGCAAGCCCAACCTGGGCACGCAGCCCGGCGTTTACTACCTCATATAG
- a CDS encoding HD domain-containing protein produces the protein MHQALKDAITISKTLLRNGYDAHVINAPLQEHLLENATQPTVDIACEPDLDTLIKLFPKAVPQHDKRALATLEENGFVFCFYPLEVAAAGHPELSLLRITPTMMDRMPHEEQLKLRITGFGSPETTQDAYDGFEDVKGGAIQLAGLPDETLRHNYLLAVRALRFAANFDLPIEPNTWLAIVRASSRVLDYVPATDIMDEWRKVAAESMYRFVRLLFDSHILQGLIPEVASLSCLTQMRNKEGDTENVFEHTLECMKHYPEEDFHYDWLGTMAMLFHDVGKLYTGEYFDGIWTYYQHHRVGAKVTRKILRRLHFAQEDIDLLCHLVRHHMRFHFMMTDRGIRRFKALDDYPRLIAMARADLKARDGILTSFNHNMKYLDRAETPEQMLEPLLNGNEIMSETKLSPGPLVGIIRDALLQAQIAGEVTDVESAVTFVRDYARKSVG, from the coding sequence ATGCATCAAGCGCTCAAAGACGCCATAACCATAAGCAAAACTCTGTTGCGCAACGGCTATGACGCTCATGTTATCAACGCCCCCTTGCAGGAGCACCTGCTGGAAAACGCCACGCAGCCCACTGTGGATATTGCCTGCGAGCCGGATCTCGATACGCTTATCAAGCTTTTTCCCAAGGCAGTGCCGCAGCACGACAAGCGCGCTCTGGCAACGCTGGAAGAAAACGGCTTTGTCTTCTGTTTTTATCCCCTGGAAGTAGCTGCTGCCGGACACCCGGAACTTTCCCTGCTGCGCATCACGCCTACCATGATGGACAGGATGCCCCATGAGGAGCAGCTCAAACTGCGTATCACAGGCTTCGGCAGCCCCGAAACCACGCAGGATGCCTATGACGGATTTGAAGACGTCAAGGGCGGCGCTATCCAGCTTGCGGGCCTTCCGGATGAAACCCTGCGCCACAATTACCTGCTGGCGGTACGCGCCCTGCGTTTTGCAGCCAATTTTGACCTGCCCATTGAGCCCAACACATGGCTTGCCATTGTGCGCGCCTCAAGCCGCGTGCTTGATTACGTCCCGGCTACGGACATCATGGACGAATGGCGCAAGGTTGCCGCCGAATCCATGTACCGTTTTGTGCGCCTGCTCTTTGATTCGCATATCCTTCAGGGGCTTATCCCTGAAGTGGCCTCCCTTTCCTGCCTCACCCAGATGCGCAACAAGGAAGGCGACACGGAAAACGTGTTTGAACACACGCTTGAGTGCATGAAGCACTACCCCGAAGAAGATTTCCACTACGACTGGCTTGGCACCATGGCCATGCTGTTCCACGATGTGGGCAAGCTCTACACCGGCGAATATTTTGACGGCATCTGGACGTATTATCAGCACCACCGCGTGGGCGCCAAGGTAACGCGCAAGATTCTGCGCCGCCTGCACTTTGCGCAGGAAGACATCGACCTCCTGTGCCATCTGGTGCGCCACCACATGCGCTTCCACTTCATGATGACCGACAGGGGCATTCGCCGTTTCAAGGCACTGGACGACTACCCCCGGCTTATCGCCATGGCCAGGGCCGACCTCAAGGCCCGCGACGGCATTCTCACTTCGTTCAACCACAATATGAAATATCTGGATCGCGCGGAGACGCCGGAACAGATGCTGGAACCGCTCCTGAACGGCAATGAGATCATGAGCGAAACCAAACTGTCGCCCGGCCCGCTGGTGGGCATTATTCGCGACGCGCTGTTGCAGGCCCAGATTGCGGGCGAAGTTACGGATGTTGAATCCGCTGTGACTTTTGTGCGTGATTACGCGCGCAAGTCAGTGGGATAA
- the dsrK gene encoding sulfate reduction electron transfer complex DsrMKJOP subunit DsrK, translated as MAKLPTPQMLVSSRPAFPAQDWLDTKPEFTPGSFCYPAKKETMELLHMPNPHEWDPAAEDWNLPENWEQILCDAFEERLEKHRSLKLFMDICVRCGACADKCHFFLGTNDPKNMPVLRAELLRSLYRRDHTMLGKILGKKVGARGWDKEVVKELFYYAYQCTECRRCSLFCPYGIDTAEITAIVRELLHEVGLGIHWIMDPVKNCSFTGNHLGIKPHSFVEIVEMLADDCETITGIRPKTPFNEKGHEILFITPSGDVFADPGIYTFMGYLMLFHELDLDYTFSTYASEGGNFGSFTTFNMAKKLNAKMYAEAERLGSKWILGGECGHMWRVINQYMDTYNGPSPSHMTTPVSPYTGTVFQNAASTKMVHIAEFTADLIHHNKLNLDPSRNDHIITTFHDSCNPARGMGLLDEPRYVLNAVCNNFVEMPENTIREQTFCCGAGSGLNTEEIMELRMRSGMPRGNALRYVQEKHGVNHMACVCAIDRATLPPLANYWAPGVNVSGLHELVGNALVMKGECKRTMDMRQEDLPNVVEDDDAPEAQGEGQ; from the coding sequence ATGGCAAAATTACCTACGCCGCAAATGCTTGTGTCCAGCCGCCCGGCCTTTCCCGCCCAGGACTGGCTTGACACAAAGCCTGAATTTACACCGGGCAGCTTCTGCTATCCGGCCAAGAAAGAGACCATGGAACTTCTGCACATGCCCAATCCCCACGAATGGGATCCGGCGGCAGAAGACTGGAATCTGCCCGAAAACTGGGAACAGATCCTCTGTGATGCTTTTGAAGAGCGCCTTGAAAAGCACCGTTCGCTCAAGCTGTTCATGGATATCTGTGTGCGTTGCGGCGCCTGCGCCGACAAATGCCACTTTTTCCTGGGCACCAATGATCCCAAAAACATGCCTGTGCTGCGCGCCGAGCTGCTCCGCTCGCTCTACCGCCGCGACCACACCATGCTGGGCAAGATCCTCGGCAAGAAAGTGGGCGCTCGCGGCTGGGACAAGGAAGTAGTGAAGGAACTCTTCTACTACGCCTACCAGTGCACCGAATGCCGCCGCTGCTCGCTCTTCTGCCCCTACGGCATCGACACGGCGGAAATCACCGCCATCGTGCGCGAACTGCTGCACGAAGTGGGCCTTGGCATCCACTGGATCATGGATCCGGTCAAGAACTGCAGCTTCACCGGCAACCACCTTGGCATCAAGCCCCACTCCTTTGTGGAGATTGTGGAAATGCTGGCCGATGACTGCGAAACCATCACCGGCATCCGTCCCAAGACGCCCTTCAACGAAAAGGGCCACGAAATCCTGTTCATCACGCCCTCTGGCGACGTATTTGCCGACCCCGGCATCTACACCTTCATGGGCTATCTGATGCTCTTCCACGAGCTGGATCTGGACTACACCTTCTCGACCTACGCTTCGGAAGGCGGCAACTTCGGCTCCTTTACCACGTTCAACATGGCAAAGAAGCTCAACGCCAAAATGTACGCCGAAGCCGAGCGTCTGGGTTCCAAGTGGATTCTGGGCGGCGAATGCGGCCACATGTGGCGCGTGATCAACCAGTACATGGACACCTACAACGGCCCGTCGCCCTCGCACATGACGACGCCTGTTTCGCCCTATACCGGCACGGTGTTCCAGAATGCGGCTTCCACCAAGATGGTGCATATTGCCGAGTTCACGGCTGACCTGATCCACCACAACAAACTGAACCTCGACCCCAGCCGTAACGACCATATCATCACCACCTTCCATGACTCGTGCAACCCTGCGCGCGGCATGGGCCTGCTTGATGAACCCCGCTACGTGCTCAACGCCGTGTGTAACAACTTTGTGGAAATGCCCGAGAACACCATCCGCGAGCAGACCTTCTGCTGCGGTGCGGGTTCCGGCCTGAACACAGAAGAAATCATGGAACTGCGCATGCGTTCAGGCATGCCGCGCGGCAACGCCCTGCGCTATGTGCAGGAAAAGCACGGCGTCAACCACATGGCATGCGTGTGCGCCATCGACCGCGCCACCCTGCCCCCGCTTGCCAATTACTGGGCGCCCGGCGTCAATGTAAGCGGTCTGCACGAACTGGTGGGCAATGCCCTTGTGATGAAGGGCGAATGCAAGCGCACCATGGATATGCGCCAGGAAGACCTGCCCAATGTGGTAGAGGATGATGACGCGCCCGAGGCGCAGGGGGAGGGTCAATAG
- the dsrM gene encoding sulfate reduction electron transfer complex DsrMKJOP subunit DsrM codes for MFNSLLLVLLIGAIAWAGAAIGLAGLFGVALPYVAVVVFIAGVVWRMVYWAKSPVPFCIPTTGGQEQSLDFIKQAKIDCPSTTWGVVQRMFLEVFCFRSLFRNTVAEVREFDPVSNGPRTIYYSSKWLWVFALLFHYCFLLVFIRHFRFFMEPVPSCIRFLESIDGIMQFGSPRFFWTGGLLLVALLFLLGRRLFNERLRYLSLANDYFPLWLIISIVGTGICLRYFDKTEIAQVKIFVMGLTHFAPVATTGINALFFTHLTLVCVLLIYFPFSKLMHMPGVFFSPTRNMANNSRRVRHINPWNPPKQYFTYAEYEDTYRDAMADAGLPLDKQPEKAAE; via the coding sequence ATGTTCAATTCATTACTGCTGGTGCTGCTCATAGGAGCCATCGCCTGGGCGGGAGCGGCCATAGGGCTTGCGGGCCTGTTCGGCGTGGCGCTGCCTTATGTGGCAGTAGTCGTGTTCATCGCCGGTGTCGTCTGGCGCATGGTGTACTGGGCCAAATCGCCCGTGCCCTTCTGCATCCCCACCACTGGTGGGCAGGAGCAGTCGCTTGACTTCATCAAGCAGGCAAAAATCGACTGTCCCAGCACAACTTGGGGTGTTGTGCAGCGCATGTTTCTGGAAGTGTTCTGCTTCCGTTCGCTGTTTCGCAACACGGTTGCGGAAGTAAGGGAATTTGATCCTGTCAGCAACGGGCCGCGCACCATCTATTATTCCTCCAAGTGGCTGTGGGTTTTTGCCCTGCTGTTCCACTACTGCTTCCTGCTGGTTTTTATCCGTCACTTCCGTTTCTTTATGGAACCCGTGCCTTCCTGTATTCGCTTTCTGGAAAGCATTGACGGCATCATGCAGTTTGGCTCGCCCCGCTTCTTCTGGACGGGCGGCCTGTTGCTGGTAGCGCTGCTGTTCCTTCTGGGACGCCGCCTGTTCAACGAACGCCTGCGCTACCTTTCACTTGCCAACGACTACTTCCCCCTGTGGCTGATCATCAGCATCGTGGGTACCGGCATCTGCCTGCGCTATTTCGACAAGACCGAAATCGCCCAGGTCAAGATTTTCGTCATGGGCCTGACCCACTTTGCGCCTGTGGCGACCACGGGCATCAACGCCCTGTTCTTCACGCACCTTACTCTGGTCTGCGTACTGCTGATTTACTTCCCCTTCTCCAAGCTCATGCACATGCCGGGCGTGTTCTTCAGCCCCACGCGCAACATGGCCAACAATTCCCGCCGTGTGCGCCACATCAACCCCTGGAATCCGCCCAAGCAGTACTTCACCTACGCCGAGTACGAGGATACCTACCGCGACGCCATGGCCGATGCCGGGCTGCCGCTGGATAAGCAACCCGAAAAGGCCGCCGAGTAA
- the dsrP gene encoding sulfate reduction electron transfer complex DsrMKJOP subunit DsrP, translating to MVEKLLEGPKTYYLWLLFLLCVIAGCGIVYLDQLQNGLSVTGMSRDVSWGLYISQFTYFVGVAASAVMLVLPTYFHHYKKFKRMIIFGEFMAVAAVVMCALFIVVDLGQPQRMLNVMLHPTPNSVMFYDMLVLIGYLGLNIIIGWVTLEAERHEIDPPKWIKPLIYLSILWAFSIHTVTAFLYAGVPGRHYWLTAIMAGRFLASAFCSGPAILMLLMLLLRRLTGFDVGKEAVKTLTTIIVYAMCVNVFFFVLELFTAFYSNIPGHMEPIHVLFFGHGGHLLWVSYWMWAAVIMAFGCLAILIPPKLRTHPTLMPIALAMLVAASWIDKGLGLLVGGFTPNMFEAITPYMPTGKEIAVALGVYAVGALVVSLLWRIALGVKKEVNHFSD from the coding sequence ATGGTTGAAAAATTGCTCGAAGGTCCCAAGACCTACTACTTGTGGCTGCTCTTCCTGCTCTGCGTGATCGCAGGCTGCGGCATTGTGTATCTGGATCAGCTCCAGAACGGTCTGTCTGTGACCGGCATGAGCCGCGACGTTTCGTGGGGGCTGTATATTTCGCAGTTCACCTACTTCGTCGGCGTTGCCGCCTCAGCCGTTATGCTGGTGTTGCCCACGTACTTCCACCACTATAAAAAATTCAAGCGCATGATCATTTTTGGCGAATTCATGGCCGTTGCGGCCGTGGTCATGTGCGCCCTGTTCATCGTGGTTGACCTTGGGCAGCCCCAGCGCATGCTCAACGTTATGCTGCATCCCACGCCCAATTCCGTCATGTTTTACGACATGCTGGTGCTCATTGGCTACCTTGGCCTGAACATCATTATCGGTTGGGTGACCCTTGAAGCCGAACGTCACGAAATCGATCCCCCGAAATGGATCAAGCCCCTCATCTATCTTTCGATTCTGTGGGCTTTCTCCATCCATACGGTGACCGCCTTCCTGTACGCTGGCGTTCCTGGCCGCCACTACTGGCTTACCGCCATCATGGCTGGCCGCTTCCTGGCTTCCGCCTTCTGCTCCGGTCCTGCCATCCTGATGCTGCTCATGCTCTTGCTGCGCCGCCTCACCGGCTTTGACGTGGGCAAGGAAGCAGTGAAGACCCTTACCACCATCATCGTCTATGCCATGTGCGTGAACGTGTTCTTCTTTGTGCTGGAACTGTTCACGGCCTTCTACAGCAACATTCCCGGCCACATGGAGCCCATCCACGTGCTGTTCTTCGGTCACGGCGGGCATCTGCTGTGGGTGAGTTACTGGATGTGGGCTGCGGTTATCATGGCCTTTGGTTGCCTGGCCATTCTTATTCCGCCCAAACTCCGCACGCACCCCACGCTCATGCCCATTGCTCTGGCCATGCTCGTGGCGGCTTCGTGGATCGACAAGGGTCTTGGCCTTCTGGTTGGCGGTTTCACCCCCAACATGTTTGAAGCCATCACCCCCTACATGCCCACCGGTAAGGAAATTGCCGTGGCCCTTGGTGTTTACGCCGTGGGCGCGCTGGTAGTCTCCCTGCTCTGGCGGATTGCGCTTGGCGTAAAAAAAGAAGTGAACCACTTCTCTGACTAA
- the rlmN gene encoding 23S rRNA (adenine(2503)-C(2))-methyltransferase RlmN: protein MTNLLNLTLPELENWLQTELGERKFRAMQIWQWLWQRMVRDFESMTNISKDCREKLTAKAVIVWPEVVTVEKSQDDTTKFLLRLEDGAMVETVLIPSDSREGVRRWTQCVSSQVGCAMACTFCSTGQMGFERNMTMAEILGQILVARAHLGDNRPEWPMLRNIVFMGMGEPLLNMRELMRSLEGLNNAKGLNFSPRRITVSTCGIEKGLRELGDSGLAYLAVSLHAPTQELRAKIMPKAARWPLDEMFEALKSYPLKTREHITFEYLLLGGVNDGLEQARDLARLVGDVRGKLNLIVYNPAEGAPYAAPTEESVLAFEQYLWKRKITAILRKSKGQDIKAACGQLKADRQAQ from the coding sequence ATGACCAATCTTCTCAACCTGACCCTTCCTGAACTGGAAAACTGGCTTCAAACCGAACTGGGCGAGCGCAAGTTCCGCGCCATGCAAATTTGGCAATGGCTGTGGCAACGTATGGTTCGCGACTTTGAATCCATGACCAATATTTCAAAAGACTGCCGCGAAAAGCTGACTGCCAAGGCTGTCATTGTCTGGCCGGAGGTTGTCACGGTTGAGAAAAGCCAGGACGACACCACAAAATTTCTGCTGCGGCTCGAGGACGGAGCCATGGTTGAAACAGTGCTTATTCCTTCAGACTCCCGTGAGGGCGTACGCCGCTGGACGCAGTGCGTGTCCTCGCAAGTGGGCTGCGCCATGGCCTGTACCTTTTGTTCCACGGGGCAAATGGGCTTTGAACGCAACATGACCATGGCCGAAATTCTGGGGCAGATACTTGTGGCGCGTGCGCACCTGGGTGATAACAGGCCGGAATGGCCCATGCTGCGCAATATTGTGTTCATGGGCATGGGCGAGCCATTGCTCAACATGCGCGAGCTCATGCGCTCCCTTGAAGGCCTGAATAACGCCAAGGGGCTGAATTTTTCCCCCCGCCGCATCACAGTTTCCACCTGCGGCATTGAAAAAGGCCTGCGCGAGCTGGGAGACAGCGGCCTTGCCTATCTGGCGGTTTCGCTGCATGCGCCAACACAGGAACTGCGGGCGAAAATCATGCCCAAGGCCGCACGGTGGCCTCTTGACGAAATGTTTGAAGCACTCAAGTCCTACCCGCTTAAAACGCGAGAGCACATTACTTTTGAGTACCTGCTGCTGGGCGGGGTCAACGACGGGCTGGAACAGGCCAGGGATCTGGCCCGGCTGGTGGGCGATGTGCGTGGCAAGCTGAACCTTATTGTCTACAATCCAGCGGAAGGCGCGCCCTACGCCGCCCCCACGGAAGAAAGCGTACTGGCCTTTGAGCAGTACCTCTGGAAACGCAAGATCACGGCCATTCTGCGTAAGAGCAAGGGACAGGACATCAAGGCAGCTTGCGGGCAGCTTAAGGCGGACCGACAGGCACAATAA
- a CDS encoding RsbRD N-terminal domain-containing protein → MKAIDVFRKHKSEMVRLWTDSVFDTYPFETTGFLRTKDDPFGNPVANMTKEAAGAVYDAVTGESVEVAQTRKAMDRFIKLRAVQKFSPSQSLAVFSLMKPLLRQHVMPELMAQDDLAAYLETESRIDSLTLLAFDMYMEDREILAESRITEIRNQHAQLARWAQQLESGAVPSGDDR, encoded by the coding sequence ATGAAAGCAATCGATGTGTTTCGTAAACACAAGAGCGAGATGGTGCGTCTATGGACAGACTCCGTATTCGACACTTATCCATTTGAAACAACAGGTTTTCTTCGCACAAAAGACGACCCCTTCGGCAATCCTGTAGCAAACATGACCAAAGAAGCCGCAGGGGCCGTGTACGATGCAGTTACCGGCGAATCGGTGGAAGTGGCCCAGACCCGCAAGGCAATGGACCGCTTTATCAAGTTGCGGGCAGTGCAAAAATTCTCCCCCAGTCAGAGCCTGGCTGTGTTCAGCCTCATGAAGCCCCTTCTGCGGCAACACGTCATGCCTGAACTTATGGCCCAGGACGACCTGGCGGCCTACCTTGAGACCGAATCGCGCATCGACAGCCTGACGCTTCTGGCCTTTGACATGTATATGGAAGACCGGGAAATTCTGGCTGAGTCGCGCATTACGGAAATACGCAACCAGCACGCCCAACTGGCGCGCTGGGCGCAACAACTGGAAAGCGGAGCCGTTCCTTCCGGGGACGACCGCTGA
- the sat gene encoding sulfate adenylyltransferase, with protein sequence MSKLVAPHGGKGLVCCLLEGKALDDEKKKAAGLKQIEITSRAKGDLIMMGIGGFSPLNGFMNKANWKSVCEKMTLTDGTFWPVPVTLDVPAADAKTLKVGEEVALVRKGEIMATMKVEEVYEMTEADKKLECELVFKGCGPDSEKFWEVAPNDHPGVKMVLAQNEFNVAGTVKVLSQGEFPEKFPGVYMTPAQLRAKMDERGWQKVAALQLRNPMHRSHEYLAKIGVEVCDGVVIHSLVGSLKPGDIPAEVRVKCIDTLVDKYFVKDFVIQAGYPLDMRYAGPREALLHATFRQNYGINNLLVGRDHAGVGDFYGMFEAQEIFRKIPVPAEDGKRLLCEPLNIDWTFYCKKCDGMASMRTCPHTKEDRVILSGTKLRKMLSEGAEVPDHFGRAEVLVILREYYASLTEKVEIKMQRAASGSTM encoded by the coding sequence ATGTCCAAGCTGGTAGCTCCTCATGGCGGTAAGGGTCTGGTCTGTTGCCTTCTGGAAGGTAAGGCCTTGGATGACGAGAAGAAAAAAGCCGCAGGCCTGAAGCAGATCGAGATTACTTCCCGTGCCAAGGGCGACCTGATCATGATGGGCATTGGCGGCTTCTCGCCTCTGAACGGCTTCATGAACAAGGCTAACTGGAAGAGCGTCTGCGAAAAGATGACTCTTACTGACGGCACCTTCTGGCCCGTGCCTGTCACCCTTGATGTTCCCGCTGCTGATGCCAAGACCCTCAAGGTCGGCGAAGAAGTGGCTCTGGTTCGCAAAGGCGAAATCATGGCTACCATGAAGGTCGAAGAAGTCTATGAAATGACTGAAGCCGACAAGAAGCTGGAATGCGAACTGGTGTTCAAGGGTTGCGGCCCCGACTCCGAAAAGTTCTGGGAAGTGGCCCCCAACGACCACCCCGGCGTGAAGATGGTTCTGGCTCAGAACGAATTCAACGTTGCCGGTACCGTTAAGGTTCTTTCGCAGGGCGAATTCCCCGAAAAGTTCCCCGGCGTGTACATGACCCCTGCTCAGCTGCGCGCCAAGATGGACGAACGCGGCTGGCAGAAGGTTGCCGCTCTTCAGCTGCGCAACCCCATGCACCGCTCGCATGAATACCTGGCCAAGATCGGCGTGGAAGTTTGCGACGGCGTGGTTATCCACTCCCTCGTGGGCTCCCTGAAGCCCGGCGACATCCCCGCCGAAGTGCGCGTGAAGTGCATTGACACCCTGGTTGACAAGTACTTCGTGAAAGACTTCGTCATTCAGGCTGGCTACCCCCTGGACATGCGTTATGCCGGTCCCCGCGAAGCCCTGCTGCACGCCACCTTCCGCCAGAACTACGGCATCAACAACCTGCTGGTTGGCCGCGACCACGCTGGCGTGGGCGACTTCTACGGCATGTTTGAAGCCCAGGAAATCTTCCGCAAGATTCCTGTGCCCGCCGAAGACGGCAAGCGCCTGCTCTGCGAACCGCTGAACATTGACTGGACCTTCTACTGCAAAAAGTGCGACGGCATGGCCAGCATGCGCACCTGCCCCCACACCAAGGAAGATCGCGTCATCCTGTCCGGCACCAAGCTGCGCAAGATGCTCTCCGAAGGCGCGGAAGTGCCGGATCACTTTGGCCGCGCTGAAGTGCTCGTCATCCTGCGCGAATACTATGCCAGCCTGACCGAAAAAGTTGAAATCAAGATGCAGCGTGCGGCCTCCGGCTCCACCATGTAA
- a CDS encoding 4Fe-4S dicluster domain-containing protein — translation MGNKLFLQRRSVIKAMAGTAGLSLAGATPSVASSLQNWVCGDDRATIIDVDLCNGCGACVSACRDRNLAEIPLPVQPIPRPYPSWVRGNDWSTRRDEVSRLTPYNWLFVQSCAITVNGVERRIYLPRRCLHCLNPQCVTLCSTGSLRQSNEGAVYTHRSTCLGDGPCDRACPWGIPQRQAGVGPYLNLAPRYVGNGQMFKCDYCSSLLKAGESPACVTACPQGAMRIGPREEMAKLAKEMAEQRSGDIFGLKENGGTNTIYVSSVLFRDIEANMLRQGKVGFGMPSLRPAGASMDKENSLLRAVLLAPVAGVALAGLRLWRERKMRRKP, via the coding sequence CAGGCACCGCTGGCTTATCGCTGGCGGGTGCAACACCTTCTGTTGCCTCAAGCTTACAGAACTGGGTCTGCGGTGATGACCGTGCCACCATCATTGATGTGGATCTCTGCAATGGTTGCGGAGCCTGTGTGTCAGCCTGCCGCGACAGAAATCTGGCAGAAATTCCACTTCCTGTTCAGCCAATTCCCCGTCCTTACCCCTCCTGGGTGCGCGGCAATGACTGGTCGACCCGCCGCGATGAAGTCTCCCGGCTTACTCCCTACAACTGGCTTTTTGTTCAATCGTGCGCCATCACTGTCAACGGTGTGGAGCGGCGGATATATTTGCCACGGCGCTGTTTGCATTGTCTGAACCCCCAATGCGTCACGCTGTGCAGCACTGGTTCCTTGCGCCAGAGCAACGAAGGCGCGGTTTACACCCATCGCAGCACCTGTCTGGGGGATGGCCCCTGTGACCGGGCCTGCCCGTGGGGCATCCCCCAGCGTCAGGCGGGGGTGGGGCCTTACCTGAATCTTGCGCCCAGATATGTTGGCAACGGGCAGATGTTCAAATGTGATTATTGCAGTTCTCTGCTCAAGGCTGGCGAAAGTCCTGCCTGCGTGACAGCCTGTCCGCAGGGGGCCATGCGCATAGGACCGCGTGAGGAAATGGCAAAGCTGGCCAAGGAAATGGCGGAACAGCGGAGCGGGGATATTTTTGGGCTCAAAGAAAATGGCGGAACAAACACTATCTATGTTTCTTCGGTGCTTTTTCGCGATATTGAGGCCAACATGCTGCGTCAGGGAAAGGTAGGCTTTGGTATGCCGAGCCTGCGCCCGGCTGGGGCCAGTATGGATAAGGAAAACAGCCTGCTGCGGGCTGTTCTGCTGGCCCCTGTGGCAGGGGTGGCCCTGGCTGGCCTGCGGTTGTGGCGTGAAAGGAAGATGAGGCGCAAACCATGA